One genomic window of Candidatus Nitrospira inopinata includes the following:
- the purL gene encoding phosphoribosylformylglycinamidine synthase subunit PurL, which produces MPPITDDLIAQHNLTRDEYQRIVTILGREPNLTELGMFSVMWSEHCSYKSSRVHLKKLPTSGPRVVQGPGENAGAVDIGDGLCAVFKMESHNHPSFIEPYQGAATGVGGILRDIFTMGARPIALLDSLRFGELTVPQNRRLMKGVVAGIAGYGNCMGVPTVGGETVFNEIYSLNPLVNVLCLGIAGKDKIFRGTAAGIGNPVIYFGSKTGRDGIHGATMASDSFDDESERKRPTVQVGDPFQEKLLLEACLELMAADLLVGIQDMGAAGLTSSSCEMASRAGTGIELDVALVPRREPGMTPYEVMLSESQERMLMVAKAGKEDECVAICRKWDLDVAVVGRVTGDGVLRVKDQGTIVAEIPAKALADEGPRYDRPYSPPAYQDLLTNLNYDVIPDVKDANAALLSLLESPTIASKRWIYEQYDHMVRTNTVVRPGSDAAVVRIKGTHKAVAMTIDCNGRYCLLNPYEGARLAVAEAARNLVCSGAEPIGLTDCLNFGNPERPDIMWQFVMAVEGLADACEFLKIPIVSGNVSFYNETNGLSIYPTPMVGMVGLIDRADRAMTQWFKEEGDDIILLGATREDLGGSEYLKIMHSREQGSPPFLNMEAEKALHDCVLALVRGGLVQSAHDCSDGGLAVALAESCLSAPGRRLGAAVQLTRGRLRKDAVLFGESQSRVVLSAKPAHREAVLERAKSLAVPAAVIGTVGGDRLVVSLGDERSTANVIDVPLSTLHDRWARSLERALNET; this is translated from the coding sequence ATGCCGCCTATTACCGACGATCTCATCGCTCAGCATAATCTGACGCGCGATGAATATCAGCGCATCGTCACCATTCTGGGACGCGAGCCCAATCTGACGGAGTTGGGCATGTTCTCCGTCATGTGGTCCGAACACTGTTCGTATAAAAGCTCGCGCGTCCATTTGAAAAAGCTGCCGACGTCCGGGCCGCGCGTGGTGCAGGGGCCAGGCGAGAACGCCGGCGCCGTGGACATCGGAGACGGGTTGTGCGCCGTGTTCAAGATGGAATCGCACAACCACCCCTCCTTCATCGAACCTTATCAAGGGGCCGCCACGGGAGTCGGCGGGATTTTGCGCGATATTTTCACTATGGGGGCGAGGCCGATCGCGCTGCTCGATTCGCTTCGATTCGGCGAGTTGACCGTTCCCCAAAACCGCCGCCTGATGAAAGGCGTCGTCGCCGGTATCGCCGGCTATGGCAACTGCATGGGCGTGCCGACGGTGGGGGGCGAGACGGTCTTCAACGAGATCTACTCTCTGAATCCGCTGGTGAACGTGTTGTGCCTGGGCATCGCCGGGAAGGACAAGATTTTTCGCGGCACGGCCGCGGGGATCGGAAATCCCGTGATCTATTTCGGCTCCAAAACCGGGCGGGATGGAATTCACGGCGCGACGATGGCGTCGGATTCGTTCGACGACGAGTCAGAACGGAAGCGCCCGACCGTCCAGGTCGGCGACCCATTCCAAGAAAAGCTGCTGCTCGAAGCCTGCCTGGAACTGATGGCGGCCGATCTGTTGGTCGGCATCCAAGACATGGGTGCCGCCGGCCTGACGAGCTCCTCCTGTGAAATGGCGTCGCGTGCGGGGACCGGCATCGAGCTGGACGTAGCCCTCGTGCCTCGGCGCGAGCCGGGCATGACACCCTATGAAGTGATGTTGTCGGAATCCCAAGAACGGATGTTGATGGTGGCGAAGGCCGGCAAGGAGGACGAGTGTGTCGCGATTTGTCGGAAATGGGATTTGGACGTCGCGGTGGTCGGACGGGTGACGGGAGACGGCGTCCTGCGCGTGAAGGATCAGGGAACCATCGTGGCGGAAATTCCGGCCAAGGCGCTGGCCGACGAGGGGCCCCGGTATGACCGTCCATACTCGCCGCCGGCCTATCAGGACCTGTTGACGAATCTGAATTACGACGTGATTCCGGACGTCAAGGACGCGAATGCCGCTCTCCTGTCGCTGTTGGAGTCGCCCACGATCGCCAGCAAGCGGTGGATCTATGAGCAGTACGACCATATGGTTCGGACGAACACGGTGGTCCGTCCCGGATCGGACGCGGCGGTCGTGCGGATCAAGGGCACGCACAAGGCCGTGGCCATGACGATCGACTGCAACGGCCGCTATTGCCTGCTGAATCCGTACGAGGGGGCGCGGCTTGCGGTGGCCGAAGCGGCGCGCAATCTCGTCTGTTCCGGGGCCGAGCCGATCGGATTGACCGACTGTTTGAATTTCGGGAATCCCGAGCGGCCGGACATCATGTGGCAGTTCGTGATGGCCGTGGAAGGACTGGCGGACGCCTGCGAATTTCTGAAGATTCCCATCGTGAGCGGCAACGTCAGTTTTTACAACGAAACGAACGGGCTGTCGATTTATCCCACGCCGATGGTGGGTATGGTGGGATTGATCGACCGGGCCGATCGGGCGATGACCCAGTGGTTCAAAGAAGAAGGCGACGACATTATCCTGCTGGGAGCGACGAGGGAAGATCTCGGCGGGTCCGAGTATTTGAAGATCATGCACAGCCGGGAACAGGGGTCGCCGCCGTTTCTAAACATGGAAGCGGAAAAGGCCCTGCACGACTGCGTGTTGGCGTTGGTTCGCGGCGGGTTGGTGCAATCGGCGCACGATTGTTCGGACGGAGGGCTGGCCGTGGCGTTGGCGGAAAGTTGCCTGTCCGCGCCTGGCCGCCGGCTCGGCGCGGCGGTACAATTAACAAGGGGCCGATTGCGAAAAGACGCGGTGCTGTTCGGGGAAAGCCAGTCGAGAGTCGTGCTCTCGGCGAAGCCGGCCCACCGGGAGGCCGTTCTCGAACGGGCCAAATCGCTCGCCGTTCCTGCGGCGGTGATCGGGACCGTGGGGGGCGATCGGCTGGTCGTCTCGCTGGGCGATGAACGTTCAACGGCGAACGTCATCGACGTGCCCTTGTCCACGTTGCACGACCGGTGGGCCCGTTCCCTTGAACGGGCCTTGAACGAGACGTGA